A region of Vitis vinifera cultivar Pinot Noir 40024 chromosome 13, ASM3070453v1 DNA encodes the following proteins:
- the LOC100242832 gene encoding GATA transcription factor 8 has protein sequence MIGPNFMDEIDCGSFFDHIDDLLEFPPEDVSGGLMGGDCNSFPSIWTNASDPLPGPDSVFSGPNSNSNSDLSAELSVPYEDIVQLEWLSNFVEDSFSGGSIGLNKEDGSIVKDSPHHQFQTSSPVSVLESSSSCSGGGGKTIPLSPNHRGAQRARSKRPRPATFNPRPAIQLISPTSSVTESPQPVLVPKASSDSENYAESSPLKKMPKPAAAEHKKKKKMKLSLPLGPVEMNQNPPAQAVRKCMHCEITKTPQWRAGPMGPKTLCNACGVRYKSGRLFPEYRPAASPTFVPALHSNSHKKVIEMRNKACENTAMTASPPTGTTSPPELIPNSSVSLDYM, from the exons ATGATTGGGCCTAACTTCATGGACGAGATAGATTGCGGCAGCTTCTTCGACCACATCGACGACTTGCTCGAATTCCCTCCCGAGGACGTTTCCGGCGGCCTCATGGGCGGGGACTGCAACTCCTTCCCCAGCATTTGGACAAACGCATCGGACCCATTGCCCGGACCCGACTCGGTGTTCTCCGGTCCCAACAGCAACAGCAATTCCGACCTCTCGGCGGAGCTCTCCGTTCCG TATGAGGACATCGTTCAGCTCGAGTGGCTTTCAAACTTTGTTGAGGATTCCTTCTCTGGTGGAAGTATTGGCCTCAACAAAGAAGATGGCTCCATTGTTAAGGACTCGCCCCATCATCAGTTTCAGACATCCAGCCCGGTTTCTGTGCTGGAAAGCAGCAGCTCCTGCTCAGGAGGGGGAGGGAAGACCATACCACTTAGCCCCAATCATCGTGGGGCTCAACGTGCCCGCAGCAAGCGTCCTCGACCTGCGACCTTTAACCCTCGCCCTGCCATTCAGCTTATCTCCCCAACCTCGTCTGTTACCGAATCACCACAGCCGGTCCTTGTCCCTAAAGCGTCTTCTGACTCTGAGAATTACGCAGAGTCTTCTCCTCTGAAGAAGATGCCAAAACCGGCTGCAGCAGaacataagaagaaaaagaagatgaagCTGTCGCTTCCACTGGGTCCTGTGGAGATGAACCAAAATCCACCCGCACAAGCAGTTAGGAAATGCATGCATTGTGAGATAACAAAGACACCACAATGGAGGGCAGGCCCAATGGGGCCAAAAACCCTATGCAATGCCTGTGGTGTCCGCTACAAGTCAGGCCGGCTCTTCCCAGAATACCGGCCTGCAGCAAGTCCTACGTTTGTCCCCGCATTGCACTCCAATTCTCACAAGAAGGTAATCGAGATGAGGAACAAAGCTTGTGAAAACACTGCAATGACTGCAAGCCCACCAACGGGGACCACCTCCCCACCGGAGCTCATTCCAAATAGCAGTGTTTCATTGGATTATATGTGA
- the LOC100259813 gene encoding protein ENHANCED DISEASE RESISTANCE 2 isoform X2 encodes MGMSQTGGKMEGWLYLIRFNRFGLQYLRKRYLILRDNCLRGFRSMPISEEEEPVRTAVIDSRFRVTDNGRENIQRHVFFIFTLYDTSNPNNQLKLGASSSEEAAKWIHSLQEAVTKECANPTNDVDPYPKSKKQYLRLHGSKKTGHKTSLDWTVSSPMHTDAIASDVVAPSPWKIFGCQNGLRLFREAKDGDSHRMNWDDHPAIMAVGVVDATPEAIFRVLMSLGPSRSEGMKRRDLLMQRYWRREDDGTYVILQHSVFHKKCPQQRSYVRACLKSGGYVITPMDHGKRSLVKHMLAADWKFWKCCLPASSARSITIRMLERVAALRELFKSKAGSCPSELTSGKLQRDMELPQSQEDSIKVEVQKQEEIKKKEKVDLMEDGAEKLPSRPASFVGLNDAADEFFDFPELSDGNELENEWPSEQCSSLHSLDIHQPKLSSAASFVKRLHDLAVQKKGYMDLKEVSREDDISCCYGSTLEKDPNCTLDCSWAEADPSTFLIRGDNYLVDHQKIKAQKTLMQLVGADWLRSNKREDDLAGRPGSIVQKYAEWSRPEFFFVVNLQLPGATRYNLALYYMLRTPLKDTPLLESFVNGDDAFRNSRFKLIPYISQGSWIVKQSVGKKACLVGQALETNYFRGKNYLELGIDAGSSTVARGVVNLVVGYLNNMVTEMAFLIQANTQEELPEVLLGTCRFNHLDASKAVLVQP; translated from the exons GAGCCAGTTAGAACTGCAGTAATTGACTCAAGATTTCGGGTTACAGACAATGGAAGAGAGAACATCCAAAGACAT GTATTCTTCATCTTCACACTTTATGATACTTCTAATCCCAATAATCAGCTTAAG TTGGGAGCAAGTAGTTCAGAAGAAGCAGCAAAATGGATTCATTCCTTACAGGAAGCTGTAACCAAG GAGTGTGCAAACCCAACAAATGATGTTGATCCTTATCCTAAGAGCAAAAAGCAGTATTTGAG ATTACATGGTTCAAAGAAGACAGGCCATAAAACGTCTTTAGACTGGACTGTTAGCTCACCTATGCATACGGATGCAATTGCCTCTGATGTTGTTGCACCTTCACCATGGAAAATTTTTGGTTGTCAAAATG GGTTGCGGCTATTCAGAGAAGCAAAAGATGGGGACTCTCATAGGATG AACTGGGATGATCATCCCGCAATAATGGCAGTAGGAGTGGTTGATGCAACTCCAGAGGCGATTTTCCGGGTGCTTATGTCTCTTGGTCCTTCAAGATCAGA GGGAATGAAACGAAGAGATTTACTGATGCAGCGTTACTGGAGAAGGGAGGACGATGGCACATATG TAATTCTACAGCATTCTGTGTTTCACAAAAAATGTCCACAGCAAAGAAGCTATGTCCGTGCTTGCCTTAAAA GTGGAGGATATGTAATAACTCCTATGGACCATGGAAAAAGGTCGCTTGTGAAACATATGCTTGCTGCTGATTGGAAGTTCTGGAAATGTTGTCTACCGGCTTCGTCTGCAAGATCCATAACTATCCGTATGCTTGAGAGGGTTGCAG CATTAAGAGAGCTGTTCAAATCCAAAGCTGGAAGTTGCCCCTCTGAATTAACATCTGGGAAGTTGCAAAGAGATATGGAGCTGCCCCAGAGTCAAGAAGATAGCATTAAGGTTGAAGTTCAAAAGCAGGAAGAAAttaagaagaaagagaaggttGATTTAATGGAAGATGGGGCAGAGAAATTGCCTTCAAGACCTGCAAGTTTTGTGGGACTAAATGATGCAGCTGATGAGTTCTTTGATTTTCCGGAACTGTCAGATGGTAACGAATTAGAGAATGAATGGCCTTCTGAACAGTGTTCAAGCCTGCACTCTCTG GATATACACCAGCCTAAACTGTCATCTGCTGCCTCTTTTGTGAAAAGATTGCATGACCTTGCAG TTCAAAAGAAGGGGTACATGGACTTAAAAGAAGTATCTAGGGAAGATGATATATCATGCTGCTATGGATCCACTCTTGAAAAAGACCCAAATTGTACTTTGGATTGCAGCTGGGCAGAAGCTGATCCATCTACATTTCTAATACGTGGAGATAATTATCTAGTAGACCATCAGAAG ATTAAGGCACAAAAGACCTTGATGCAACTGGTTGGTGCGGATTGGCTAAGATCCAACAAGCGGGAGGATGATCTGGCTGGTCGTCCTGGAAGTATTGTTCAG AAATATGCAGAGTGGAGCAGACCAGAATTCTTCTTTGTTGTTAATCTACAG CTTCCTGGTGCAACTAGATATAATCTTGCTCTATATTACATGTTGAGAACTCCGCTGAAAGACACCCCCTTACTAGAGAGCTTTGTCAATGGAGATGATGCTTTCAGGAATTCAAGGTTTAAGCTCATACCCTACATTTCTCAG GGGTCATGGATAGTAAAGCAGAGTGTTGGAAAGAAAGCATGCTTAGTTGGTCAAGCACTTGAAACCAATTATTTTCGAGGGAAGAACTACTTGGAg CTTGGAATTGATGCCGGGTCATCAACAGTGGCAAGGGGTGTGGTTAATCTTGTTGTTGGATACCTGAACAATATGGTCACAGAAATGGCATTTTTAATACAG GCTAACACACAGGAGGAACTCCCAGAAGTCCTTCTTGGAACATGCCGCTTTAATCATCTGGATGCATCCAAGGCCGTTCTAGTACAACCATGA
- the LOC100259813 gene encoding protein ENHANCED DISEASE RESISTANCE 2 isoform X1, producing MGMSQTGGKMEGWLYLIRFNRFGLQYLRKRYLILRDNCLRGFRSMPISEEEEPVRTAVIDSRFRVTDNGRENIQRHVFFIFTLYDTSNPNNQLKLGASSSEEAAKWIHSLQEAVTKECANPTNDVDPYPKSKKQYLRLHGSKKTGHKTSLDWTVSSPMHTDAIASDVVAPSPWKIFGCQNGLRLFREAKDGDSHRMNWDDHPAIMAVGVVDATPEAIFRVLMSLGPSRSEWDFCFYQGSVVEHLDGHTDIVHEQFYRDWLPWGMKRRDLLMQRYWRREDDGTYVILQHSVFHKKCPQQRSYVRACLKSGGYVITPMDHGKRSLVKHMLAADWKFWKCCLPASSARSITIRMLERVAALRELFKSKAGSCPSELTSGKLQRDMELPQSQEDSIKVEVQKQEEIKKKEKVDLMEDGAEKLPSRPASFVGLNDAADEFFDFPELSDGNELENEWPSEQCSSLHSLDIHQPKLSSAASFVKRLHDLAVQKKGYMDLKEVSREDDISCCYGSTLEKDPNCTLDCSWAEADPSTFLIRGDNYLVDHQKIKAQKTLMQLVGADWLRSNKREDDLAGRPGSIVQKYAEWSRPEFFFVVNLQLPGATRYNLALYYMLRTPLKDTPLLESFVNGDDAFRNSRFKLIPYISQGSWIVKQSVGKKACLVGQALETNYFRGKNYLELGIDAGSSTVARGVVNLVVGYLNNMVTEMAFLIQANTQEELPEVLLGTCRFNHLDASKAVLVQP from the exons GAGCCAGTTAGAACTGCAGTAATTGACTCAAGATTTCGGGTTACAGACAATGGAAGAGAGAACATCCAAAGACAT GTATTCTTCATCTTCACACTTTATGATACTTCTAATCCCAATAATCAGCTTAAG TTGGGAGCAAGTAGTTCAGAAGAAGCAGCAAAATGGATTCATTCCTTACAGGAAGCTGTAACCAAG GAGTGTGCAAACCCAACAAATGATGTTGATCCTTATCCTAAGAGCAAAAAGCAGTATTTGAG ATTACATGGTTCAAAGAAGACAGGCCATAAAACGTCTTTAGACTGGACTGTTAGCTCACCTATGCATACGGATGCAATTGCCTCTGATGTTGTTGCACCTTCACCATGGAAAATTTTTGGTTGTCAAAATG GGTTGCGGCTATTCAGAGAAGCAAAAGATGGGGACTCTCATAGGATG AACTGGGATGATCATCCCGCAATAATGGCAGTAGGAGTGGTTGATGCAACTCCAGAGGCGATTTTCCGGGTGCTTATGTCTCTTGGTCCTTCAAGATCAGA ATGGGATTTCTGTTTTTACCAAGGCAGTGTGGTTGAGCACCTTGATGGTCATACAGATATTGTTCACGAGCAGTTTTACCGTGATTGGCTACCATG GGGAATGAAACGAAGAGATTTACTGATGCAGCGTTACTGGAGAAGGGAGGACGATGGCACATATG TAATTCTACAGCATTCTGTGTTTCACAAAAAATGTCCACAGCAAAGAAGCTATGTCCGTGCTTGCCTTAAAA GTGGAGGATATGTAATAACTCCTATGGACCATGGAAAAAGGTCGCTTGTGAAACATATGCTTGCTGCTGATTGGAAGTTCTGGAAATGTTGTCTACCGGCTTCGTCTGCAAGATCCATAACTATCCGTATGCTTGAGAGGGTTGCAG CATTAAGAGAGCTGTTCAAATCCAAAGCTGGAAGTTGCCCCTCTGAATTAACATCTGGGAAGTTGCAAAGAGATATGGAGCTGCCCCAGAGTCAAGAAGATAGCATTAAGGTTGAAGTTCAAAAGCAGGAAGAAAttaagaagaaagagaaggttGATTTAATGGAAGATGGGGCAGAGAAATTGCCTTCAAGACCTGCAAGTTTTGTGGGACTAAATGATGCAGCTGATGAGTTCTTTGATTTTCCGGAACTGTCAGATGGTAACGAATTAGAGAATGAATGGCCTTCTGAACAGTGTTCAAGCCTGCACTCTCTG GATATACACCAGCCTAAACTGTCATCTGCTGCCTCTTTTGTGAAAAGATTGCATGACCTTGCAG TTCAAAAGAAGGGGTACATGGACTTAAAAGAAGTATCTAGGGAAGATGATATATCATGCTGCTATGGATCCACTCTTGAAAAAGACCCAAATTGTACTTTGGATTGCAGCTGGGCAGAAGCTGATCCATCTACATTTCTAATACGTGGAGATAATTATCTAGTAGACCATCAGAAG ATTAAGGCACAAAAGACCTTGATGCAACTGGTTGGTGCGGATTGGCTAAGATCCAACAAGCGGGAGGATGATCTGGCTGGTCGTCCTGGAAGTATTGTTCAG AAATATGCAGAGTGGAGCAGACCAGAATTCTTCTTTGTTGTTAATCTACAG CTTCCTGGTGCAACTAGATATAATCTTGCTCTATATTACATGTTGAGAACTCCGCTGAAAGACACCCCCTTACTAGAGAGCTTTGTCAATGGAGATGATGCTTTCAGGAATTCAAGGTTTAAGCTCATACCCTACATTTCTCAG GGGTCATGGATAGTAAAGCAGAGTGTTGGAAAGAAAGCATGCTTAGTTGGTCAAGCACTTGAAACCAATTATTTTCGAGGGAAGAACTACTTGGAg CTTGGAATTGATGCCGGGTCATCAACAGTGGCAAGGGGTGTGGTTAATCTTGTTGTTGGATACCTGAACAATATGGTCACAGAAATGGCATTTTTAATACAG GCTAACACACAGGAGGAACTCCCAGAAGTCCTTCTTGGAACATGCCGCTTTAATCATCTGGATGCATCCAAGGCCGTTCTAGTACAACCATGA